A single Terriglobales bacterium DNA region contains:
- a CDS encoding OB-fold nucleic acid binding domain-containing protein, which produces MRFALQLAFAVALLTGSASGKCIPVEQAPDKIGTETCVAGTVVRVTQGKSGTWFVTFCEDYTKCPFAVVVFPRDLRRMGDVRQLQGRTIEIFGKIKSYKGQAEIILKDSRQLRGEAAKLPPPPSTYDASRKGRYSAGRFRSSPPKQTTAKSERSSAELTPDKPASGEGDAQSNERPD; this is translated from the coding sequence GTGCGCTTTGCCCTCCAGTTGGCCTTCGCCGTCGCTCTTTTGACGGGCTCCGCCTCCGGCAAGTGCATCCCCGTCGAGCAGGCCCCGGACAAGATCGGGACCGAAACGTGCGTCGCGGGCACCGTGGTCCGGGTGACACAGGGCAAAAGCGGCACCTGGTTCGTGACCTTCTGCGAGGACTACACCAAGTGTCCCTTCGCCGTGGTCGTCTTCCCCCGCGACCTGCGCCGCATGGGCGATGTGCGGCAGCTTCAGGGCCGGACCATCGAGATCTTCGGCAAGATCAAGAGCTACAAAGGACAGGCGGAGATCATTCTCAAAGACTCGCGTCAGTTGCGCGGCGAAGCCGCCAAACTCCCCCCGCCGCCCTCGACCTATGACGCCTCGCGCAAGGGCCGGTACAGCGCCGGCCGCTTCCGCAGCTCACCGCCGAAGCAGACCACCGCCAAGTCTGAGCGCAGCAGTGCCGAACTCACTCCCGACAAGCCGGCTTCCGGCGAGGGCGATGCGCAATCCAACGAGCGCCCGGACTAG
- the queF gene encoding preQ(1) synthase codes for MRKPHYTSEHAKAGLEVGMPEIETWPNQFPGYEIVIDIPEFTSVCPKTGLPDFGVLTIRYVPNRRCLELKSLKEYLLSYRNLGIFQENIVNRVLEDVVRAARPKWAVVRGEFRPRGGIGTVVEARWPRSRTRG; via the coding sequence ATGCGCAAGCCCCACTACACGAGCGAGCACGCGAAGGCCGGCCTGGAGGTCGGCATGCCCGAGATCGAGACCTGGCCGAACCAGTTTCCCGGCTACGAGATCGTGATCGACATCCCGGAGTTCACTTCGGTCTGCCCCAAGACCGGATTGCCGGACTTCGGCGTGCTCACCATCCGCTACGTTCCCAACCGACGCTGCCTGGAGCTGAAGTCGCTCAAAGAGTACCTGCTTTCCTACCGCAATCTGGGCATCTTCCAGGAGAACATCGTGAACCGCGTGCTGGAGGATGTGGTGCGCGCCGCGCGCCCCAAGTGGGCCGTGGTGCGCGGGGAGTTCCGGCCGCGTGGCGGCATCGGCACGGTGGTGGAAGCGCGCTGGCCGCGCAGCCGCACGCGCGGCTGA
- a CDS encoding STAS domain-containing protein, producing MKASTRQLDGITVVDFSGRITLGEGSVVLRDTIRDLLSKGSKKILLNLGDVTYIDSSGIGELVSAYTTVRNGGGELKLLNLTKKVHDLLQITKLYTVFDIKDDEATAIASFSK from the coding sequence ATGAAAGCCAGCACGCGGCAGTTGGACGGCATCACGGTGGTGGACTTCAGTGGTCGCATCACGCTGGGCGAAGGCAGCGTAGTGCTGCGCGACACCATCCGCGACCTGCTCAGCAAAGGCAGCAAGAAGATCCTGCTGAACCTGGGCGATGTCACCTACATCGACAGCTCGGGCATCGGGGAGCTGGTCAGCGCCTACACCACGGTGCGCAACGGCGGGGGCGAGCTCAAGCTGCTCAACCTCACCAAGAAGGTGCACGACCTGCTGCAGATCACCAAGCTCTACACCGTCTTCGATATCAAGGACGACGAGGCAACGGCCATCGCCTCCTTCTCGAAGTAG
- a CDS encoding phytoene/squalene synthase family protein produces the protein MSSQVAHAYAVCRGIARSAARNFYFAFLVLPREKRDALSAVYAFMRHADDIADHPALSPAEKRRRLAEWREHMHHVAEGHSTDDPVLFALGDARLRFQIPVELLDQLIAGTEMDIAEAPRAGAPAIRYQTFDDLSRYCYQVASVVGLVTIRIFGYRDRAAEPLAVRTGMAFQLTNILRDVREDAALGRIYLPAEDLARFGCSPEELASGLNNGFDPARLKPVLEFEAARAREFYRAADELLPLVDEDSQPALWVLVSIYRRLLEKMAQRNFDVFGPRVRLSFAEKLGVLGRGFLRRLTG, from the coding sequence ATGAGCAGCCAAGTGGCCCATGCCTATGCGGTCTGCCGTGGCATTGCCCGATCGGCGGCCCGCAACTTCTACTTCGCGTTTCTCGTCCTGCCGCGCGAAAAGCGCGATGCGCTCTCCGCTGTCTACGCCTTCATGCGCCACGCCGACGATATCGCCGACCACCCCGCGCTCTCGCCGGCTGAAAAGCGCCGGCGTCTGGCGGAATGGCGCGAGCACATGCACCACGTCGCCGAGGGCCACTCGACCGACGACCCGGTGCTGTTCGCGCTGGGCGATGCGCGCTTGCGCTTCCAGATTCCGGTCGAGCTGCTCGACCAGCTCATCGCCGGCACGGAGATGGATATCGCCGAGGCGCCTAGGGCCGGCGCCCCCGCCATCCGTTACCAGACCTTCGACGACCTTTCCCGCTACTGCTATCAGGTGGCCTCGGTCGTCGGCCTGGTCACCATCCGCATCTTCGGCTACCGCGATCGCGCGGCCGAGCCGCTGGCCGTGCGCACCGGCATGGCTTTCCAGCTCACCAACATCCTGCGCGACGTGCGCGAGGACGCCGCGCTGGGACGCATTTACCTGCCAGCCGAAGACCTGGCACGCTTCGGCTGCTCGCCCGAGGAGCTGGCGAGCGGACTGAACAACGGCTTCGATCCAGCACGCCTCAAGCCGGTGCTCGAGTTCGAAGCGGCGCGAGCCCGCGAATTCTATCGCGCCGCGGACGAACTGCTGCCGCTGGTCGATGAGGACAGCCAGCCCGCGCTGTGGGTGCTGGTCAGCATCTATCGCCGCCTGCTGGAGAAGATGGCCCAGCGCAACTTCGACGTCTTCGGCCCGCGCGTGCGTCTTTCCTTCGCCGAAAAACTGGGCGTGCTCGGGCGAGGCTTCCTGCGCCGCCTGACCGGATGA
- a CDS encoding glycosyltransferase family 2 protein, producing the protein MATFHLVLGWLLALVWLHRLLDIGLGMRQVADIARPEWDRRLEPEPRVTIIVPARNEQDHVETAVGSLLELQYENYEVIAVNDRSTDRTGKILNQLASASAGKLRVLHVSELPSGWLGKNHAMWKAAATASGEWLLFTDADVVFRPDALRRALAYALEERADHLVLFPEVKLHTVGERMMTAFFMSLFIFGHRPWKVADPKTRDHMGVGAFNLVRRTTYEAIGTHQTLRLEVIDDMKLGKLVKLGGFAQRNVIGHGLVSLRWAHGAMGVVRNLTKNMFALMEFRWPRTLGAAFLLLLLNIAPFAGVPLAPAGSRLGYAVAVTAIATLYVRMAPPLGVNPLYFLLHPVAGLLFAYTLLRSAGHAWRHGGVIWRDTKYSLEELRRGLV; encoded by the coding sequence ATGGCCACCTTCCACCTGGTGCTGGGCTGGCTTTTGGCCCTGGTGTGGCTGCACCGGCTGCTGGATATCGGCCTGGGCATGCGGCAGGTGGCTGACATCGCCCGGCCGGAATGGGACAGAAGGCTGGAGCCGGAGCCGCGCGTCACCATCATCGTGCCGGCACGCAACGAGCAGGATCACGTCGAGACGGCGGTCGGGTCGCTGCTCGAGTTGCAGTATGAAAACTACGAGGTCATCGCCGTGAACGACCGCTCGACCGACCGTACCGGGAAGATCCTGAATCAGCTTGCCTCCGCCTCCGCCGGCAAGCTGCGTGTGCTGCACGTCAGCGAGCTGCCTTCCGGCTGGCTGGGTAAGAACCATGCCATGTGGAAGGCGGCGGCGACGGCCTCGGGCGAGTGGCTCCTGTTCACCGATGCCGACGTAGTCTTCCGTCCGGACGCTCTGCGCCGCGCCCTGGCCTACGCACTGGAAGAGAGGGCCGATCATCTGGTCCTCTTCCCGGAGGTGAAGCTGCACACCGTGGGGGAGCGGATGATGACGGCGTTCTTCATGTCCCTGTTTATCTTCGGGCACCGGCCGTGGAAGGTGGCGGACCCGAAGACGCGCGACCATATGGGCGTAGGCGCCTTCAATCTGGTACGGCGCACGACGTACGAAGCCATCGGGACACACCAAACGCTGCGGCTGGAAGTGATCGATGACATGAAACTGGGCAAGCTGGTCAAGCTGGGCGGATTCGCGCAGCGCAACGTCATCGGTCACGGCCTGGTGTCGCTGCGCTGGGCGCACGGCGCCATGGGCGTGGTGCGCAACCTGACCAAAAACATGTTCGCCCTCATGGAGTTCCGCTGGCCGCGGACGCTGGGCGCCGCCTTCCTGCTGCTGCTGCTGAACATCGCTCCCTTTGCTGGAGTGCCGCTGGCTCCGGCCGGCAGCCGGCTGGGCTACGCCGTGGCGGTCACCGCCATCGCGACGCTGTACGTCCGCATGGCTCCGCCCCTGGGCGTGAATCCGCTCTACTTCCTGCTGCACCCGGTGGCCGGGCTGCTGTTCGCCTACACCCTGCTGCGCTCGGCCGGGCACGCCTGGCGACACGGGGGCGTCATCTGGCGCGACACCAAATACTCGCTCGAAGAGTTGCGCCGCGGGCTGGTGTAG
- a CDS encoding TolC family protein has protein sequence MKRVGLILSVAVVCSISGLAEPVPFRRALELAVRNSGTMAIANADKVRAESEYLASRNLYLPQVVVGSGLAATSGFPLSIEGSAPSLIRVVSSQFLYNAAHREFVRAAKSEWSAASRKNDDRRNEVLLETALAYLELDKLASELATLREQEKSAERIEQITGERVAVGVDSEVERTRARLATARVRMRLAEVQGAIDVLRLRLGQLTGLPADSFETDSESVPRLPEVHQEENLAARAVENNPLVKIADDEAAAQQFRAKGERRAMYPSFNLIAQYAMLARFNNFDDFFNKFQRHNGTFGVSIRFPFLDFAQRARAEAADSESVMAQKRAEGVRQQVSSETLRLQRAVREAAAAQEVARLEYQLARSEVDAVQGRIEVGTASLRDEQNARLTEAERYRAFLDASFALEKAQLELLRTTGELEAWATK, from the coding sequence ATGAAGCGAGTGGGCCTGATCCTCTCTGTGGCGGTGGTGTGCTCGATATCCGGCCTGGCGGAGCCGGTTCCCTTCCGCAGAGCGCTGGAGCTGGCGGTGCGCAACAGCGGAACCATGGCCATCGCCAACGCCGATAAGGTCCGCGCTGAGAGCGAATACCTGGCTTCGCGCAACCTCTACCTGCCGCAGGTGGTCGTGGGCTCGGGTTTGGCCGCCACCTCGGGCTTCCCGCTGAGCATCGAAGGCTCGGCGCCGTCCCTCATCCGTGTGGTGTCCTCGCAGTTCCTCTACAACGCGGCCCATCGGGAATTCGTGCGCGCCGCTAAGAGCGAGTGGTCCGCGGCCAGCCGCAAGAACGACGACCGCCGCAATGAAGTGTTGCTCGAGACCGCCCTCGCCTACCTGGAACTCGACAAGCTGGCGAGCGAGTTGGCCACGCTGCGCGAGCAGGAGAAATCGGCGGAGCGTATCGAACAGATCACCGGCGAGCGCGTGGCCGTGGGCGTGGATAGCGAGGTGGAGCGCACCCGCGCCAGGCTCGCCACGGCGCGCGTTCGCATGCGCCTGGCCGAAGTGCAGGGCGCCATCGACGTGCTGCGCTTGCGCCTGGGCCAGCTCACCGGGCTGCCGGCCGATAGCTTTGAAACCGACAGCGAATCCGTCCCCAGGCTTCCCGAGGTCCATCAGGAGGAAAACCTTGCCGCGCGCGCGGTCGAGAACAATCCGCTGGTGAAAATCGCGGACGACGAGGCCGCGGCGCAACAGTTCCGGGCCAAGGGGGAGCGCCGGGCCATGTATCCCAGCTTCAACCTGATCGCCCAGTACGCTATGCTGGCGCGTTTCAACAATTTCGACGACTTCTTCAACAAGTTTCAGCGGCACAATGGGACGTTCGGCGTCTCCATCCGCTTCCCTTTTCTGGATTTCGCGCAGCGGGCGCGGGCCGAAGCGGCGGATTCGGAATCGGTGATGGCACAAAAGCGCGCTGAGGGCGTCCGCCAACAAGTGTCGAGCGAGACGCTGCGCCTGCAGCGCGCCGTGCGCGAAGCCGCTGCGGCGCAGGAAGTAGCGCGGCTCGAGTACCAATTGGCACGCTCCGAAGTGGATGCCGTGCAGGGACGCATCGAGGTCGGCACCGCTTCCCTGCGCGACGAGCAGAACGCCCGGCTCACCGAAGCCGAGCGTTACCGGGCGTTTCTGGATGCCAGCTTCGCGCTGGAAAAGGCGCAACTGGAACTGCTCCGCACTACAGGCGAACTGGAGGCCTGGGCGACTAAGTGA
- a CDS encoding efflux RND transporter periplasmic adaptor subunit → MHSKRIQVMAGAGVAVVLLAAFISLRQTRVPVRAQTPARKSITSTIATNGKIEPVEYFEAHAPAATTVRRLLVHEGDAVRRGSLLLQLDDAAARAEVARTLAQLRSAEADLAAVRKGGTREEVLTNESELVKARAELDDAQRNLDAMRKLLERQAASPAEVEAAENRARRAQAQVTLLEQKLGSRYSQPEVVRAQARAHEARAAYQAALNVLRQANVVAPRDGTVYYLPVRPGQYVESGDLLIQVGDLRKVQVRAFVDEPEIGRLARGQKVELTWDALPGRTWEGEVTRVPSTVVVRGTRTVGEVVCQVDNQDLTLLPNVNVNVTVITAQRSGALTVPREAVHVEDGKHFVFEVVGGHLKRREVEVGVSSLTDSEIVRGLDEKTLVALGAADSAMLRDGLAVRVEP, encoded by the coding sequence TTGCACAGTAAACGGATCCAGGTGATGGCGGGTGCGGGCGTGGCCGTGGTGCTGCTCGCGGCCTTCATCTCACTGCGCCAGACGCGGGTACCCGTCCGCGCGCAGACGCCGGCGCGCAAGTCCATCACCAGCACCATTGCCACCAACGGCAAGATCGAGCCGGTGGAGTACTTCGAGGCGCACGCCCCGGCGGCCACCACCGTCCGGCGGCTGCTGGTCCACGAAGGCGATGCCGTCCGCCGCGGGAGCCTGCTGCTGCAGCTGGACGATGCCGCGGCCCGCGCCGAAGTCGCCCGTACGCTGGCGCAACTGCGCTCCGCCGAAGCCGACCTGGCCGCCGTCCGCAAGGGAGGCACCCGCGAGGAGGTGCTGACCAACGAATCGGAGCTGGTCAAAGCGCGTGCGGAACTCGATGACGCGCAGCGCAACCTCGATGCCATGCGCAAGCTGCTGGAGCGCCAGGCCGCGTCGCCGGCGGAGGTGGAGGCGGCGGAGAACCGCGCCAGGCGCGCTCAGGCCCAGGTGACGCTCCTCGAACAGAAACTGGGCAGCCGCTACTCTCAGCCCGAAGTCGTCCGTGCCCAGGCGCGCGCCCATGAGGCCCGCGCCGCCTACCAGGCGGCCCTGAACGTGTTGCGCCAGGCGAATGTCGTGGCGCCGCGCGACGGTACCGTCTACTACCTGCCGGTGCGGCCGGGCCAGTACGTCGAGTCCGGAGACCTGCTCATCCAGGTGGGCGACCTGCGCAAGGTGCAGGTGCGGGCCTTCGTGGACGAGCCCGAGATCGGCCGCCTCGCCCGCGGCCAGAAAGTCGAGCTCACCTGGGACGCGCTCCCCGGCCGCACCTGGGAAGGCGAGGTCACCCGCGTGCCTTCCACCGTCGTGGTCCGCGGCACACGCACCGTGGGCGAGGTGGTATGCCAGGTCGACAACCAGGACCTCACGCTCCTGCCCAATGTGAACGTCAACGTCACTGTCATCACGGCGCAGCGCAGCGGCGCGCTCACCGTGCCGCGTGAGGCCGTCCACGTGGAAGACGGCAAGCACTTCGTGTTCGAGGTTGTGGGCGGCCACCTGAAACGGCGCGAAGTCGAAGTCGGCGTCTCCAGCCTGACCGACTCCGAGATCGTGCGCGGCCTCGACGAAAAGACCCTAGTGGCACTGGGCGCTGCCGATTCCGCCATGCTGCGCGACGGCCTGGCTGTGCGCGTCGAGCCCTAG
- a CDS encoding ATP-binding protein: MDSTLDSVNTAETAAARIAAKVGFDGESCDRIAMAVREATVNAVLHGNAYDPKKKVTVSYENTGGRLTIRVADQGKGLDPGNIPDPLKPENLLKTSGRGIFLMRAFMDEVNFRDLSPGTEITLVKQVSQAEGKEESK; encoded by the coding sequence CTGGACTCGACTCTCGACAGCGTGAACACGGCCGAAACGGCGGCCGCGCGCATCGCTGCCAAGGTCGGCTTTGACGGCGAGAGTTGTGACCGCATCGCTATGGCGGTGCGCGAAGCGACGGTCAACGCGGTGCTCCACGGCAACGCGTACGACCCTAAGAAGAAGGTCACGGTGTCTTATGAGAATACCGGCGGCCGCCTGACCATCCGGGTGGCCGACCAGGGCAAGGGGCTGGACCCCGGCAACATCCCCGACCCCCTGAAACCGGAGAACCTGCTGAAGACGTCGGGCCGGGGCATTTTCTTGATGCGCGCATTCATGGATGAAGTGAATTTCCGGGATCTGAGCCCGGGAACCGAGATTACGCTGGTCAAACAGGTCAGCCAGGCGGAAGGCAAGGAGGAATCCAAGTGA
- a CDS encoding MFS transporter, with translation MVSEAATAAPRKDDPRTIFGWCMYDWANSAYITTAIGLLPIYFASVIVGPDGLTFRGTRYEADALWGLLVGATDFVAFLCAPVLGSIADFSAAKKRFLLFFAYLGALFTVLLYFTHTGDVARTMFFFFVAQIGFVNGNVVYDAFLPQIASDEKQDWVSGKGYAFGYVGGGLQFGIALALVAGHQKLGLSQEAAVRIGLVTAGLWWAGFTAFTARLLREAPATGELPERFRSWPALLAYPAVGISRTWKTTLKVRRFKHLVLFLVAFMLYNDGIQTVINLATTYGTVELKLPAWKLMLTLLIIQGVATVGALVFSRLAGRIGTRHTIMATLVMWTGVVVYAYFITTATEFFVLGMIVGIVLGGSQALSRSFYASMVPETASAEFFGFYTVFSKFSSIWGPLAFAVVKQGLGSSRLAILSLIFFFLVGLVLLHFVSETEARRARLEGAF, from the coding sequence ATGGTTTCGGAAGCCGCGACTGCCGCGCCGCGCAAGGACGATCCCCGCACCATCTTCGGATGGTGCATGTACGACTGGGCCAACAGCGCCTACATCACCACCGCCATCGGGCTGCTGCCGATCTATTTCGCCAGCGTGATCGTGGGGCCGGACGGCCTGACGTTCCGCGGCACGCGCTACGAGGCCGACGCCTTGTGGGGATTGCTGGTGGGCGCCACCGACTTCGTGGCCTTCCTGTGCGCGCCGGTGCTGGGCTCGATCGCAGATTTTTCGGCCGCCAAGAAGCGCTTCCTGCTGTTTTTCGCCTACCTGGGCGCGCTGTTCACCGTCCTGCTGTACTTCACGCACACCGGCGATGTCGCCCGCACCATGTTCTTCTTCTTTGTCGCGCAGATCGGGTTCGTGAATGGCAACGTCGTCTATGACGCGTTCCTGCCGCAAATCGCCAGCGACGAGAAACAGGATTGGGTCTCGGGCAAGGGCTATGCCTTCGGCTACGTCGGCGGCGGCCTGCAGTTCGGGATCGCGCTGGCGCTGGTGGCGGGGCACCAAAAGCTCGGCCTCTCGCAGGAGGCGGCGGTGCGCATCGGCCTGGTGACGGCGGGATTGTGGTGGGCCGGCTTCACGGCCTTCACCGCCCGCCTGCTGCGGGAAGCGCCCGCGACCGGGGAATTGCCGGAACGCTTCCGCTCCTGGCCGGCCTTGCTGGCCTATCCCGCGGTAGGCATTTCGCGTACCTGGAAGACCACGCTGAAGGTGCGCCGCTTCAAGCATCTGGTGCTGTTCCTGGTGGCGTTCATGCTGTACAACGACGGCATCCAGACGGTGATCAACCTGGCGACGACCTACGGAACGGTCGAGCTGAAGCTCCCGGCGTGGAAGCTGATGCTCACGCTGCTCATCATTCAGGGCGTCGCGACCGTGGGCGCCTTGGTCTTCAGCCGGCTGGCGGGACGGATCGGCACGCGTCACACCATCATGGCTACGCTCGTGATGTGGACGGGCGTGGTGGTCTACGCCTATTTCATCACCACCGCGACCGAGTTTTTCGTGCTGGGGATGATTGTGGGCATCGTGCTGGGAGGCTCGCAGGCGCTCAGCCGTTCGTTCTACGCCTCCATGGTTCCCGAAACGGCAAGCGCCGAATTTTTCGGCTTCTATACGGTTTTCTCCAAGTTTTCCTCCATCTGGGGACCGCTGGCGTTCGCAGTGGTGAAACAGGGGCTGGGTTCTTCCCGGCTGGCCATTCTTTCTCTCATATTCTTTTTCCTGGTGGGGTTGGTGCTGCTGCACTTCGTGAGTGAGACGGAAGCCCGGCGGGCGCGGCTGGAGGGCGCCTTCTGA
- a CDS encoding beta-propeller fold lactonase family protein, with product MTLRTTVTTLALFLLLAPLAAAESVLVVLNKSDHEAALVNPASYAVVAKLATGKGPHEAATSPDGRYAYVSNYGSFGVFRQGEPPRNEPGNTITVLDLTERKVKATYDLGENRQPHGIWVSRDGSRLWVTCEGAQAVLELEAATGKILKSWKTSQQVSHMVVPTPDERKLYVANIGSGSVTVIERVSDRVTFVPTAAGAEGIDVSPDGREVWVTNRGAGSISVIDVATDRVVATFSSGGDFPIRVKFTPDGREVWVSNARSNRIAVFDARTRARVGEVLVGTVPVGILITPDGRRAFVANTNANLVSVIDVAGRKVLQTFTTGNEPDGMAWGK from the coding sequence ATGACCCTTCGCACGACGGTTACGACCCTCGCCCTTTTCCTGCTTCTGGCGCCGCTGGCGGCGGCGGAGAGTGTGCTGGTGGTGTTGAACAAGAGCGACCATGAAGCCGCGCTGGTGAATCCCGCCAGCTACGCGGTGGTGGCCAAGCTGGCCACGGGCAAGGGGCCGCACGAGGCCGCCACCTCGCCCGACGGCCGGTACGCTTATGTCTCCAACTACGGAAGTTTCGGGGTGTTCCGCCAGGGTGAGCCACCGCGTAATGAACCGGGCAACACCATCACCGTGCTCGATCTGACGGAGCGCAAAGTGAAGGCCACGTACGATCTGGGCGAGAACCGCCAGCCGCACGGAATCTGGGTGAGCCGTGACGGCTCCCGCCTGTGGGTAACCTGCGAAGGGGCGCAGGCGGTGCTGGAACTGGAGGCGGCGACGGGGAAGATCCTTAAGTCGTGGAAGACCAGCCAGCAGGTGAGCCACATGGTGGTGCCGACGCCCGATGAGCGCAAGCTGTACGTGGCCAACATCGGCTCAGGCAGCGTGACCGTCATCGAGCGCGTGTCCGACAGGGTGACCTTTGTGCCCACCGCAGCCGGCGCCGAAGGCATCGACGTTTCGCCCGACGGCCGCGAGGTATGGGTGACCAATCGCGGCGCGGGCAGCATCTCGGTGATCGACGTGGCCACCGACCGCGTGGTCGCCACTTTTTCGAGCGGCGGGGATTTTCCCATCCGCGTGAAATTTACGCCCGATGGCCGGGAGGTGTGGGTGTCGAATGCGCGCTCGAACCGCATCGCGGTGTTCGACGCCCGGACGCGGGCGCGCGTCGGCGAGGTGCTGGTGGGCACCGTGCCGGTCGGGATCCTCATTACGCCCGACGGCCGCCGCGCCTTCGTCGCCAACACCAACGCGAACCTGGTGTCCGTGATCGACGTAGCCGGGCGCAAAGTGCTCCAGACCTTCACCACCGGAAATGAGCCGGACGGGATGGCGTGGGGAAAGTAG
- the hpnE gene encoding hydroxysqualene dehydroxylase HpnE, with protein MTPSARTVAVVGGGLAGLSAACALAEAGFRVTLLERRPYLGGRASSYQHPGTGEVVDNCQHVVLACCTNLLDFYRRTGVEQKIRWYDRLTFLEPGGRQTVLAPSWLPAPLHAVPSFLAASSLGFADKLAISRAMLRFLSSVPADFGEPFLGWLRRHGQTERAINRFWKVVLVSALNEDLDRMSVHYAAQVFRESFLKSAAAGRMGVPTVPLTELYAAGIAYLEARGGQVRLRSTAESFEPQADGVLLRASAGDLRADFAVLAVPFDAAARLLPVQPEAEPLRAQLGRFATSPITGIHLWFDREVTELDHAVLLDRTIQWMFHKSRILERRAGEGNGSYLELVVSSSKSLVEKPRNEILELALAEFKEFFPKAAEARLMKSTVIKEVHATYSALPGSDEYRPGTATVWPRVFLAGDWTATGWPATMEGAVRSGYRAAEEVARAAGQTESFLVPDFEPSGLMRLFD; from the coding sequence ATGACCCCTTCCGCCAGGACTGTAGCCGTAGTCGGGGGCGGTCTGGCGGGTCTCTCCGCCGCCTGCGCCCTGGCCGAAGCCGGGTTTCGCGTGACTCTCCTCGAGCGCCGTCCCTACCTTGGTGGCCGCGCCTCTTCCTACCAGCATCCCGGCACCGGGGAAGTGGTGGATAACTGCCAGCACGTGGTGCTCGCCTGCTGCACCAACCTCCTCGACTTCTACCGGCGCACCGGCGTCGAGCAGAAGATCCGCTGGTACGACCGGCTCACGTTTCTCGAGCCCGGCGGGCGGCAGACGGTGCTCGCGCCTTCGTGGCTGCCTGCGCCACTGCATGCCGTTCCGTCGTTCCTGGCGGCTTCGTCGCTCGGCTTCGCGGACAAGCTGGCCATCAGCCGCGCCATGTTGCGTTTCCTGTCGTCGGTTCCCGCTGATTTCGGCGAGCCCTTTCTCGGCTGGCTGCGGCGCCATGGACAGACCGAGCGCGCCATCAACCGTTTCTGGAAAGTCGTGCTGGTCAGCGCGCTCAACGAAGACCTGGACCGCATGTCCGTGCACTACGCGGCGCAGGTTTTCCGCGAGTCGTTTTTGAAGTCGGCCGCGGCGGGCCGCATGGGTGTGCCCACCGTGCCGCTGACTGAACTCTACGCAGCCGGAATCGCATACCTTGAGGCGCGGGGCGGACAGGTGCGCCTGCGCTCCACGGCAGAGTCATTCGAGCCGCAGGCCGATGGCGTCCTGCTGCGAGCGTCGGCGGGTGACTTGCGCGCCGATTTCGCCGTGCTGGCGGTGCCTTTCGACGCGGCGGCGCGCTTGCTGCCGGTGCAGCCCGAGGCCGAGCCGCTGCGCGCGCAGCTCGGGCGCTTTGCGACCTCGCCCATCACCGGCATCCACCTCTGGTTCGATCGCGAAGTCACCGAGCTCGACCACGCGGTGCTCCTCGACCGCACCATCCAGTGGATGTTCCACAAGTCGCGCATCCTTGAACGCCGCGCCGGGGAAGGGAACGGCAGTTACCTGGAACTCGTGGTCAGCTCGTCCAAATCCCTGGTTGAAAAGCCGCGCAACGAGATTTTGGAGCTGGCGCTCGCCGAGTTCAAAGAGTTCTTCCCCAAAGCCGCGGAGGCGCGCCTCATGAAGTCAACCGTCATCAAGGAAGTGCACGCGACATACTCGGCGCTGCCCGGTTCGGACGAATATCGTCCCGGCACCGCCACGGTGTGGCCGCGCGTCTTCCTGGCCGGCGACTGGACCGCAACCGGCTGGCCCGCCACCATGGAGGGTGCTGTGCGCAGCGGCTACCGGGCCGCGGAAGAAGTGGCGCGCGCGGCAGGGCAGACGGAGAGCTTCCTGGTTCCAGACTTTGAGCCCTCGGGGCTGATGCGGCTGTTCGACTGA